A region of Blattabacterium cuenoti STAT DNA encodes the following proteins:
- a CDS encoding Rne/Rng family ribonuclease has protein sequence MNKELIIDVEEKEVKIALLEKGQLLELHIDIMNKKFSVGDIYFGIVKKILYGLNAAIIDIGYSKGAFLHYDDIGFQIDQMLDLISSYNHLKKKSDNSENQEKKNSINHILHIGQRILVQISKEPISNKGPKLTTKICIPGRNLILIPFSEKISISKKIKNIKEKNRLISYIKKIIPNKYGIIIRTAAHNEMEKVLNEELLFLIKKWKKTLNNLIKFIPPVCVLNENNKIYCLLRDIFNDDFKSILCNNEFLCKEIHSYLSFIFPKKTNIIKYYKGNIPIFEKYGIEKQIQIFLGKNVPLENGAYLIIEHTEALHVIDVNSGMINHMMKDCTKSERINNIFKINLIAATEIARQLRLRDMGGIIVVDFIDMYDSIQKKKLYEHLKEKMKNDRARHQILPPNKFGLVQFTRRRIRPELKKININNKKYQNYPEDYIHHLEFVIETIIKNKNHKGIQLHIHSFVSAFLKKGFPSIQQKWLLKYKKWIKIIPKDSFRYTEYKFLNKNHEILLSSFYFH, from the coding sequence ATGAATAAAGAGTTAATTATAGATGTAGAAGAAAAAGAAGTAAAAATAGCTCTTTTGGAAAAAGGACAATTACTTGAACTTCATATAGATATTATGAATAAAAAATTCTCCGTAGGAGATATTTATTTTGGAATAGTTAAAAAAATTTTATATGGATTAAATGCTGCTATCATAGATATAGGATATTCAAAAGGTGCTTTTTTACATTATGATGATATTGGATTTCAAATTGATCAAATGTTAGATTTAATATCATCTTATAATCATCTTAAAAAAAAATCGGACAATTCCGAAAATCAAGAAAAAAAAAATTCTATAAATCATATACTACATATTGGACAAAGAATATTAGTTCAAATTTCTAAAGAACCTATTTCTAATAAAGGACCAAAACTTACTACAAAAATTTGTATTCCAGGTAGAAATTTAATACTTATACCTTTTTCAGAAAAAATTTCTATTTCTAAGAAAATCAAAAATATAAAAGAAAAAAATAGATTGATTTCTTACATAAAAAAAATCATTCCAAATAAATATGGAATAATTATCCGTACAGCTGCTCATAACGAAATGGAAAAAGTTTTAAATGAAGAGCTTCTTTTTTTAATAAAAAAATGGAAAAAAACATTAAATAATTTAATAAAATTTATTCCACCAGTTTGTGTATTGAATGAAAATAATAAAATTTATTGTTTATTAAGAGATATATTCAATGATGATTTTAAATCTATTCTTTGTAATAATGAATTTCTTTGCAAAGAAATTCATTCATATTTATCTTTCATTTTTCCCAAAAAAACCAATATAATTAAATATTATAAAGGAAATATTCCCATATTTGAAAAATATGGGATAGAAAAACAAATACAAATTTTTTTAGGTAAGAATGTACCTCTTGAAAATGGAGCTTATCTTATTATAGAACATACTGAAGCTTTACATGTTATAGATGTAAACAGCGGAATGATTAATCATATGATGAAAGATTGTACAAAATCAGAAAGAATTAATAATATATTTAAAATTAATTTAATAGCAGCAACAGAAATTGCAAGACAGCTTAGATTAAGAGATATGGGAGGTATAATTGTAGTAGACTTTATAGATATGTATGATTCCATACAAAAAAAAAAGTTGTATGAACATTTAAAAGAAAAAATGAAAAATGATAGAGCAAGACATCAAATTTTGCCCCCCAATAAATTTGGATTAGTTCAATTTACTCGTCGTAGAATAAGACCTGAATTAAAAAAAATAAATATAAACAATAAAAAATATCAAAATTATCCTGAAGATTATATTCATCATTTAGAATTTGTTATAGAAACTATTATAAAGAATAAAAATCATAAAGGAATCCAATTACATATTCATTCTTTTGTATCAGCTTTTTTAAAAAAAGGTTTTCCTTCTATTCAACAAAAATGGTTATTGAAATATAAAAAATGGATTAAAATAATTCCAAAAGATTCATTTAGATATACAGAATATAAGTTTTTAAATAAAAATCACGAAATCTTATTATCTTCTTTTTATTTTCATTAA
- the gldE gene encoding gliding motility-associated protein GldE has translation MEKESSTNIFLEKTLYLVFYLVLIIILLLFSALISGSETAFFCIEKKTLDKERKKNSYKGNIVFQILREKKKLLATILISNNFSNTGIVILSSYLITEFFQKKNLFIYKQFHLPIHFLLEVVVLTFILLLFGEIIPKIYASKNNFRFAIFMAKHLLFLSKILSPISRIIILISKSIDEKIKKKKNVISVNQLSKALKITSSNPKNVKERNFLQRIVDFGNTETHQIMTPRIDMFSLNKNIKFSNVLELVRDQGYSRIPIYKNSIDDIEGVLFSKDLLPFIYHKHFQWNRLIHPPFFVPEKKKIDNLLSDFKKRKIHLAIVVDEYGGTCGLVTLEDVIEEIVGDIIDEFDKEDMSYSKLNQNNYLFDGKTSLINFYRIMDVEEEVFFENKKGDADTLGGFIMEINKEFPKKKQKINFLNYSFIIKNIDHKRIKIVEVIRKK, from the coding sequence TTGGAAAAAGAATCTTCGACGAATATTTTTTTAGAAAAAACTTTATATTTAGTTTTTTATCTTGTCTTAATAATAATATTGTTGTTATTTTCTGCATTAATATCTGGATCAGAGACTGCTTTTTTTTGTATTGAAAAAAAAACTCTTGATAAAGAAAGAAAAAAAAATTCCTATAAAGGAAATATTGTATTTCAAATTTTAAGAGAGAAAAAAAAACTGTTAGCTACAATATTAATATCTAATAATTTTTCTAATACTGGAATTGTTATATTAAGTTCTTATTTAATAACAGAATTTTTTCAAAAAAAAAATTTATTTATTTATAAACAATTTCATCTTCCTATTCATTTTCTTTTAGAAGTAGTGGTTCTTACCTTTATTTTACTTTTATTTGGAGAAATAATTCCTAAAATATATGCTAGTAAAAATAACTTTCGTTTTGCTATTTTTATGGCAAAACACTTATTATTTCTTAGTAAAATATTAAGTCCAATTAGTAGAATTATAATTTTAATTTCAAAATCTATAGATGAAAAAATAAAAAAAAAAAAGAATGTTATTTCTGTAAATCAATTATCAAAGGCTTTAAAAATTACATCTTCGAATCCAAAAAATGTTAAAGAACGTAATTTTTTACAAAGAATTGTTGATTTTGGAAATACAGAAACACATCAAATTATGACTCCAAGAATAGATATGTTTTCTTTAAATAAAAATATAAAATTTTCTAATGTTTTAGAATTAGTTCGTGATCAAGGATATTCTCGTATTCCTATTTATAAGAATAGTATTGATGATATAGAGGGGGTTCTTTTTTCTAAAGATCTTCTTCCATTTATTTATCATAAACATTTTCAATGGAATAGACTTATACATCCTCCTTTTTTTGTTCCAGAAAAAAAAAAGATAGATAATCTATTAAGTGATTTTAAAAAAAGAAAAATACATTTAGCAATTGTAGTAGATGAATATGGAGGAACATGTGGATTAGTTACTCTTGAAGATGTAATTGAAGAAATAGTAGGAGATATTATTGATGAATTTGATAAAGAAGATATGTCTTATTCTAAATTGAACCAAAATAATTATTTATTTGATGGAAAAACATCTTTAATTAATTTCTATCGTATTATGGATGTTGAAGAAGAGGTTTTTTTTGAAAATAAAAAAGGAGATGCAGATACTTTAGGGGGATTTATTATGGAAATAAATAAAGAGTTTCCTAAGAAAAAACAAAAAATTAATTTTTTAAATTATTCTTTTATTATAAAAAATATTGATCATAAAAGGATAAAAATTGTAGAAGTAATAAGAAAAAAATGA
- the dapB gene encoding 4-hydroxy-tetrahydrodipicolinate reductase, with the protein MNIAIIGYGKMGKSVKKIAEIRNHKISLCSDKTPSLHLLKNSNSDVAIEFSLPNSAFKNVKICIENNIPIVSGTTGWIEKIQIIKEICKKKNGSFLYSSNFSIGMNIFFEINKKLSKLLQLYSKDYEVTIEEIHHKEKIDKPSGTAISLAKDIVNNKMKKTWILDEKKTKNQILILSKRLDHVPGIHIVKYKSQIEEIKIKHQAYSREGFALGAVIAAEWIQNKKGIFSMKEVLGI; encoded by the coding sequence ATGAATATAGCAATAATAGGATATGGAAAAATGGGAAAATCTGTAAAAAAAATTGCAGAAATTAGAAACCATAAAATTTCATTATGTTCTGATAAAACTCCTTCTTTACATTTATTGAAAAATTCAAATTCAGATGTAGCGATAGAATTTAGTCTACCTAATTCTGCATTCAAAAATGTAAAAATTTGTATAGAAAATAACATTCCTATTGTAAGTGGAACTACAGGATGGATTGAAAAAATCCAAATTATTAAAGAAATCTGTAAAAAAAAAAATGGATCTTTTTTATATTCTTCTAACTTTAGTATTGGAATGAATATTTTTTTCGAAATCAATAAAAAATTATCTAAACTATTACAATTATACTCTAAAGATTATGAAGTAACAATAGAGGAAATTCATCACAAAGAAAAAATAGATAAACCTAGTGGAACAGCTATATCTCTAGCAAAAGATATAGTAAATAATAAAATGAAAAAAACATGGATTTTAGATGAGAAAAAAACAAAAAATCAAATTTTGATTTTATCAAAAAGACTCGATCATGTGCCAGGAATACATATCGTAAAATATAAATCTCAAATAGAGGAAATAAAAATTAAACATCAAGCTTATAGTAGAGAAGGATTTGCTTTAGGAGCTGTTATTGCAGCAGAATGGATTCAAAATAAAAAAGGTATTTTTTCTATGAAAGAAGTTTTAGGAATATAA
- the mutY gene encoding A/G-specific adenine glycosylase — translation MNFSKKIINWYKKNYRKLPWRETKNPYYILVSEFMLQQTKVSKTTIRYYLNFIKKFPSLEKLAEAKEKDVLKKWEGLGYYFRAKYLHSFAKKLKNDKKSFPKKYKELIKYKGIGPYTGAAMASICFHEAIPAIDGNACRVFSRYFGVFNDSTSTTIKDKLRIMVSRIMDFEHPGTFNQAIMDLGSILCTSKNPKCLLCPVQDTCFSIKNGTVYKLPIRKIKKFIKHRFFYYLFIYDRNKNICLNKRSTEDIWKGLYDFPLIESKQNLLIHEIIDKIFKKFRVKANNILVYKIKQKLTHQILSIQFFNCEILQDFKKSIFFNNFIFIPTNHIKKYPFPRPIVLFLKHEKII, via the coding sequence ATGAATTTTTCCAAAAAAATAATAAATTGGTATAAAAAAAACTATAGAAAACTTCCTTGGAGAGAAACTAAAAATCCATATTATATTTTAGTTTCGGAATTTATGTTACAACAAACAAAAGTTTCAAAAACAACTATAAGATATTATTTAAACTTTATAAAAAAATTTCCGAGTTTAGAAAAACTTGCTGAAGCAAAAGAAAAAGATGTATTGAAAAAATGGGAAGGATTGGGTTATTATTTTAGAGCAAAATACTTGCATTCTTTTGCTAAAAAATTAAAAAATGATAAAAAATCTTTTCCAAAAAAGTATAAAGAATTAATAAAATATAAAGGGATTGGTCCGTATACAGGAGCAGCTATGGCTTCTATATGTTTTCATGAAGCTATTCCTGCCATTGATGGAAATGCTTGTAGAGTATTTTCTAGATATTTTGGGGTTTTCAATGATAGTACATCTACTACTATAAAAGATAAATTACGAATAATGGTTTCAAGAATAATGGATTTTGAACATCCAGGAACTTTTAATCAAGCAATTATGGATTTAGGTTCTATTTTATGTACTTCAAAAAATCCTAAATGTTTATTATGTCCAGTTCAAGATACTTGTTTTTCGATTAAAAATGGAACTGTATATAAATTACCTATAAGAAAAATAAAAAAATTTATAAAACATAGATTTTTTTATTATCTTTTTATATATGATCGTAATAAAAATATTTGTTTAAATAAAAGATCAACAGAAGATATATGGAAAGGTCTTTATGATTTTCCTTTAATAGAATCAAAACAAAATCTTTTAATTCATGAAATTATAGATAAAATTTTTAAAAAGTTTAGAGTGAAAGCTAATAATATTTTAGTTTATAAAATAAAACAAAAACTTACTCATCAAATTTTATCAATTCAATTTTTTAATTGTGAGATTTTACAAGATTTTAAGAAATCCATATTTTTTAATAATTTTATCTTTATACCTACAAATCATATAAAAAAATACCCCTTTCCTCGTCCTATTGTTTTATTTTTGAAACATGAAAAAATTATTTAG
- the lepB gene encoding signal peptidase I, producing the protein MYQYFIFSVIFLFFEHVIHVLGTWNFYKKFGIKSWKILLPIYNIFILLKIYKRSIWWIFLLLIPLTSIMLIFTLWMDLIHIFFKKNKRIFILFFLSAGLYIFYINFFKKIPIFKIEDLKKKEKNIGIFLAMVFSFITHTYIVQPFVIPTSSMERNLLVGDFILVSKIHYGLRMPISPIYIPFTHNNIIGNIKSYISIFQWPYFRFSPIQSIKRNDIVVFNFPKDSNHKIIDRKNHYIKRCVGLPGDLVSIKKGILFVNHKKEKPFLEKQQAYFIKTKNIPLNTEYLEKNMDIKDIEYFGEKNNEYFYQIMLNEKKAVSIKNLFENIIFIEKSILPIHFKERYIFPNHSNWNRDFFGPLHIPKKGEFIKLNSKNIHIYNEIFNYEKTKKFDISLKKYYKVKKNYYFMMGDNRHNSYDSRYWGFVPEDHIVGKPIFIWMSINWDRKNPINIFSWKFRWDRIMKTIEGKHSYLSLFFLFSFVYLIYFLFKAEKKSSVQ; encoded by the coding sequence ATGTATCAATATTTTATATTTAGTGTAATTTTCTTATTTTTTGAACATGTTATTCATGTTTTAGGAACATGGAATTTTTATAAAAAATTTGGTATAAAATCCTGGAAGATTCTTCTTCCTATATATAATATTTTTATTCTTTTAAAAATTTATAAAAGATCTATATGGTGGATTTTTCTATTACTCATACCATTAACTAGTATCATGTTAATTTTTACTTTATGGATGGATTTAATCCATATTTTTTTTAAAAAAAATAAAAGAATTTTTATTTTATTTTTTTTATCTGCCGGATTATATATTTTTTATATAAATTTTTTTAAAAAAATTCCAATTTTTAAAATTGAAGATTTAAAAAAGAAAGAAAAAAATATAGGAATTTTTTTAGCTATGGTTTTTTCTTTTATTACTCATACTTATATAGTTCAACCTTTTGTTATCCCTACTTCTTCTATGGAAAGAAATTTACTAGTAGGAGATTTTATACTAGTTAGTAAAATTCATTATGGATTACGAATGCCTATATCTCCAATATATATTCCTTTTACTCATAATAATATTATTGGAAATATAAAATCTTATATTTCTATTTTTCAATGGCCTTACTTTCGTTTTTCTCCTATACAATCTATAAAAAGAAATGATATAGTTGTTTTTAATTTTCCTAAAGATTCTAATCATAAAATAATAGATCGAAAAAATCATTATATCAAACGTTGTGTAGGATTACCAGGAGATTTAGTTTCTATTAAAAAAGGGATCTTATTTGTAAATCATAAAAAAGAAAAACCTTTTTTAGAAAAACAACAAGCTTATTTTATTAAAACAAAAAATATTCCTTTAAATACAGAATATCTTGAAAAAAATATGGATATCAAAGATATTGAATATTTTGGAGAAAAAAATAATGAATATTTTTATCAAATTATGTTAAATGAAAAAAAAGCTGTTTCTATAAAAAATTTATTTGAAAATATAATTTTTATAGAAAAAAGTATCCTTCCTATTCATTTTAAAGAACGTTATATATTTCCTAATCATTCTAATTGGAATAGAGATTTTTTTGGACCATTACACATTCCTAAAAAAGGAGAATTCATTAAATTAAATTCAAAAAATATTCACATTTATAATGAAATTTTCAATTATGAGAAAACTAAAAAATTTGATATTTCTTTAAAAAAATATTATAAAGTAAAAAAAAATTATTATTTCATGATGGGAGATAATAGACATAATTCATATGACTCTCGTTATTGGGGTTTTGTTCCAGAAGATCATATAGTAGGAAAACCTATATTTATATGGATGAGTATAAATTGGGATAGAAAAAATCCTATAAATATATTTAGTTGGAAATTTCGTTGGGATAGAATAATGAAAACAATAGAAGGAAAACATTCTTATTTATCCTTATTTTTTTTATTTTCATTTGTATATTTAATTTATTTTTTATTTAAAGCTGAAAAGAAATCATCAGTTCAATAA
- a CDS encoding rhomboid family intramembrane serine protease, with amino-acid sequence MNFCKNFNSDAVKHLISINILVYTATFVFSQYKIDSLLSLYHPLDERFELYQIFTHMFVHSKRLFLHIIFNMLALFMFGGQIETLLGVKKFIIIYFLSGVLAALFQIIFNTGVLYYFVKTLDFSQAYKILDYLNEEQKMNLYSSMYSPMMGSSGAVSGILGVFAKFFPNHKIFILPFPFPIAVRKALVIFIFGSFISSIFNLAPGVAHFAHIGGVLSGYFIGSFFMRNKKNIFY; translated from the coding sequence GTGAATTTTTGTAAAAATTTCAATTCAGACGCCGTAAAACATTTAATTAGTATTAATATACTTGTGTATACAGCTACTTTTGTTTTTTCACAATATAAAATAGATAGTTTGCTTTCTTTATATCATCCTTTAGACGAGCGGTTTGAGTTATATCAAATTTTTACTCATATGTTTGTACATTCCAAACGACTTTTTTTACATATTATTTTTAATATGTTAGCTTTATTTATGTTTGGAGGACAAATAGAAACTTTATTAGGAGTTAAAAAATTTATAATTATATATTTTTTATCAGGAGTTTTGGCCGCGCTATTTCAAATTATTTTTAATACCGGTGTTTTGTATTATTTTGTTAAAACTTTAGATTTTTCACAAGCATATAAAATATTAGATTATTTAAATGAAGAACAAAAAATGAATCTTTATAGTTCTATGTATTCTCCTATGATGGGTTCTTCCGGAGCCGTAAGTGGAATATTAGGGGTTTTTGCTAAATTTTTTCCAAATCATAAAATTTTCATTCTTCCTTTTCCTTTTCCAATAGCAGTTCGAAAAGCTCTTGTTATTTTTATTTTTGGAAGTTTTATTTCTTCTATTTTTAATTTAGCACCTGGAGTAGCTCACTTTGCCCATATTGGAGGAGTTTTATCTGGTTATTTTATAGGAAGTTTTTTTATGAGAAATAAAAAAAATATTTTTTATTGA
- a CDS encoding HU family DNA-binding protein, whose product MTKADIITEIISETGSERIDTQKVIETFMEKIKKSLTSGENVYLRGFGSFIIKYRAKKLGRHISKDMSIVIPAHNIPAFKPSKSFTELVKKNVPINKNGNTMN is encoded by the coding sequence ATGACAAAAGCAGATATAATAACAGAAATCATATCAGAAACTGGATCTGAGAGAATTGATACGCAAAAGGTGATAGAAACATTTATGGAAAAAATAAAGAAAAGTTTAACATCGGGAGAAAATGTTTATTTAAGAGGATTTGGATCATTTATTATTAAATATCGAGCGAAAAAACTTGGACGTCATATATCCAAAGATATGTCTATTGTAATTCCTGCACATAATATACCAGCATTTAAACCTTCAAAATCTTTTACGGAATTAGTAAAGAAAAATGTTCCTATAAATAAAAATGGAAATACAATGAATTAA
- the mutL gene encoding DNA mismatch repair endonuclease MutL, which produces MKNVIQFLPEKVIHQIAAGEVIQRPSSVLRELLENAIDANAKMIDIFIKDSGKILIQLIDDGTGMNIDDAKMSIQKHATSKIKHIDDIFKIKTKGFRGEALSSIASISQLEIQTKNRENAVGIHLFVEEGKIQKKVPINMLQGTRISVKNIFYKYPVRRQFLKSSRIEFQHIIYEFYKIVLAHRNITYRFYHNDKILFYFKKTSLIERIKEIFKNEKKNLVPILIKKNNFFVEGFVSIPDISIKKGDQFLFVNQRCITHFSLHKKITHAYDGFLKSFKTASYFIFIFLDSSLINWNIHPTKKEVKIEEEEKIGVMIQQEIKSVLFSQYKIKNRDLKNYDVLLSCKSIKTNYLSNNLYDKLYHKDKDKIIQLENFYQKFNSYDPLFNNINNKSNFQLLKNELYRFVYHKTKMNVFQIRRKYIICILNNKHTILVDQHRAHQNILFEFFSRKKNLISQQFLFPIKVNLLKEESISLKNIKNDLTNFGFHLYFCKKSVYLYSVPENIQKNMLIEIIQKIITYNFIKGEKNNKKKLIQVISKYASIKYGIKLYPEKMKCIIKDLFSCHNPNYTYSGDPIFFVLNKKFF; this is translated from the coding sequence ATGAAAAATGTTATTCAATTTTTACCTGAAAAAGTGATTCATCAAATAGCTGCAGGAGAAGTTATACAACGTCCTTCTTCTGTTTTAAGAGAACTTTTAGAAAATGCTATAGATGCAAACGCAAAAATGATTGATATTTTTATAAAAGATTCAGGAAAAATATTAATTCAATTGATAGATGATGGAACAGGAATGAATATTGATGATGCTAAAATGAGTATTCAAAAACATGCTACTTCTAAAATTAAACATATTGATGATATTTTCAAAATTAAAACAAAAGGATTTAGAGGAGAAGCTTTATCTTCTATAGCATCTATTTCTCAATTAGAAATACAAACTAAAAATAGAGAAAATGCAGTAGGAATACATCTTTTTGTGGAAGAAGGAAAAATACAAAAAAAAGTTCCTATAAATATGCTTCAAGGAACAAGAATTTCTGTTAAAAATATTTTTTATAAATATCCTGTTAGAAGACAATTCTTAAAATCTTCTAGAATAGAATTCCAACATATCATTTATGAATTTTATAAAATTGTTTTAGCACATAGAAATATAACATATCGTTTTTATCACAATGATAAAATTTTATTTTATTTCAAAAAAACATCTTTAATAGAAAGAATCAAAGAAATTTTTAAAAATGAAAAAAAAAATTTAGTTCCTATCCTGATAAAAAAAAATAATTTTTTTGTAGAAGGTTTTGTTAGTATTCCCGATATTTCTATAAAAAAAGGAGATCAATTTTTATTTGTTAATCAACGTTGTATTACTCATTTTTCTTTACATAAAAAAATTACTCATGCTTATGATGGTTTTTTGAAAAGTTTCAAAACTGCTTCTTATTTTATTTTTATTTTTTTAGATTCTAGTTTAATAAATTGGAATATACATCCAACTAAAAAAGAAGTAAAAATAGAAGAAGAAGAGAAAATTGGCGTTATGATTCAACAAGAAATTAAAAGTGTTCTATTTTCTCAATATAAAATAAAAAATAGAGATTTAAAAAATTATGATGTTCTTCTTTCCTGTAAATCAATCAAAACAAATTACTTATCAAATAATTTGTATGATAAACTTTATCATAAAGATAAAGATAAAATTATTCAACTAGAAAATTTTTATCAAAAATTCAATAGTTATGATCCATTATTCAATAATATTAACAATAAAAGTAATTTTCAATTATTAAAAAATGAACTATATCGTTTTGTTTATCATAAGACAAAAATGAATGTTTTTCAGATTAGGAGAAAATATATAATTTGTATTTTGAATAATAAGCATACGATATTAGTGGATCAACATAGAGCACATCAAAATATATTATTTGAATTTTTTTCTAGAAAAAAAAATTTAATCAGTCAACAATTTCTTTTTCCTATAAAAGTAAATCTTTTAAAAGAAGAATCTATTTCTTTAAAAAATATAAAAAATGATTTAACCAATTTTGGTTTTCATTTATATTTTTGTAAAAAATCGGTTTATTTATATTCTGTTCCTGAAAATATACAAAAAAATATGTTGATTGAAATTATTCAAAAAATTATAACATATAATTTTATTAAAGGAGAAAAAAATAATAAAAAAAAACTTATTCAAGTTATATCTAAATACGCATCTATAAAATATGGAATAAAATTATATCCTGAAAAAATGAAGTGTATAATAAAAGATTTATTTTCTTGTCATAATCCAAATTATACATATTCAGGAGATCCCATATTTTTTGTTTTAAACAAAAAATTTTTTTAA
- the ribH gene encoding 6,7-dimethyl-8-ribityllumazine synthase: MKKNPVYSLDSKKIKNENLKIAILVSLWNKEITNRLYKGAYNTLIQLGILKDKIKTWEVPGSYELIYSSKKIAHYYDFDSIIAIGSLIQGETPHFEYLCQAISHGIKDINIIYDVPVIFCVLSDKNKQQSFDRSGGKNGNKGIECAKTAIYMSLFRKSIK; the protein is encoded by the coding sequence ATGAAGAAAAATCCTGTTTATTCATTAGATTCAAAAAAAATAAAAAATGAAAATTTAAAAATTGCTATTCTTGTTTCTTTATGGAACAAAGAAATTACAAATAGATTATATAAAGGAGCTTATAATACCTTAATTCAATTAGGTATATTAAAAGATAAAATTAAAACTTGGGAAGTTCCTGGAAGTTATGAATTAATTTATTCTTCTAAAAAAATAGCTCATTATTACGATTTTGATTCAATTATCGCGATTGGATCCTTGATACAAGGAGAAACTCCTCATTTTGAATATTTATGCCAAGCAATTTCGCATGGAATTAAAGATATCAATATAATATATGATGTTCCTGTTATATTTTGTGTTTTATCCGATAAAAATAAGCAACAGTCTTTTGATAGATCAGGTGGAAAAAATGGAAATAAAGGAATAGAATGTGCTAAAACAGCTATATATATGTCTTTATTTAGAAAATCTATAAAATGA
- a CDS encoding tetratricopeptide repeat protein: protein MKKKLIFFSITLIIISYISYFFFKKLFLYPSEEKSMKELSYAQQYLSQGEIDKALNKKNIKVNLGFSGIASKYPFTKAGNISKFYAGICYYKLGDYKKSIKIMNSFSAKDEFLSSIKYGIIGDAFSQMKKKKEALKNYVIAANVTENEITTPLYYYKAALLNFYMKKYSNSKFFLKKIEKKYPSFLYKKNVEKYITFIENKL from the coding sequence ATGAAAAAAAAATTAATTTTTTTTTCTATTACATTAATAATTATATCATATATATCATATTTTTTTTTCAAGAAATTATTTTTGTATCCATCAGAAGAAAAATCTATGAAAGAATTAAGTTATGCTCAACAATATCTTTCTCAAGGAGAGATAGATAAAGCCTTAAATAAAAAAAATATTAAAGTTAATTTAGGATTTTCAGGAATAGCTTCTAAATATCCTTTTACTAAAGCAGGTAATATATCTAAATTTTATGCAGGAATTTGCTATTATAAATTAGGAGATTACAAAAAATCCATAAAAATAATGAATAGTTTTTCTGCGAAAGATGAATTTTTATCCTCTATAAAATACGGAATTATAGGTGACGCTTTTAGTCAAATGAAAAAAAAAAAAGAAGCCTTGAAAAATTATGTTATAGCAGCAAATGTAACGGAAAATGAAATCACAACACCTCTTTATTATTATAAAGCAGCATTATTGAATTTTTATATGAAAAAATATAGTAATTCTAAATTTTTTTTAAAAAAAATAGAAAAAAAATACCCTTCTTTTTTATATAAAAAAAACGTTGAAAAATATATTACGTTTATTGAAAATAAATTATAA